A stretch of Polyodon spathula isolate WHYD16114869_AA unplaced genomic scaffold, ASM1765450v1 scaffolds_784, whole genome shotgun sequence DNA encodes these proteins:
- the kansl2 gene encoding KAT8 regulatory NSL complex subunit 2: MNRIRIHVLPSTRGRLAAASRQQEPLACSFAPRLCPHPRLEGQEYCIKHILEDKNAPYKQCSYVSSKNGRRCPNAGPRPEKKDGVAFCTEHARRNALALQAQTRKVSSGPSPELLLSQLSGYAKTELGSPGQDCSRSEASRILDEDSWSEEEQEPLVVDQTWRGDPDSEADSIDSDHEDPLKHAGVFTAEEVALITREKLIRLQSLYIDQFKRLQHLLREKKRRYLHSRRVEHETIGSSLLTGPEGLSAKERENLKKLKALRRYRKRYGVEALLHRQLKERRLAASERTSQQAHTTRSSQRCISFVEGLRCANPCLPMTRHCVSHIYQDSNQVLFKMCPGIPEIPCDQPVHMGQSEDPRCPLHLQLPPPMHKPEPDPLVPEQLEPGPLDLYLSVAELQPTENLPLEFSDDLDVVGDGFQCPPSPLLFDTALALEDQSIREIAEAPMEILASEEAAVAMPTLDEECTEIEDQVNCQPPEETAGAGEETSTLPSVSTQLEAPSVTNDNTGPAAAP; encoded by the exons ATGAACAGGATACGCATCCACGTGTTACCCTCGACCCGGGGCCGCCTCGCTGCCGCTTCCAGGCAGCAGGAGCCCCTGGCGTGCTCGTTCGCCCCGCGGCTCTGCCCTCACCCCCGGCTGGAGGGCCAGGAGTACTGCATCAAGCACATCCTGGAGGACAAGAACGCCCCTTACAAGCAGTGCAGCTACGTGTCCAGCAAGAACGGCAGGCGGTGCCCCAACGCCGGGCCCAGACCGGAGAAGAAAGACGG AGTGGCATTCTGCACGGAACACGCTCGCAGGAACGCTTTGGCTCTACAGGCCCAGACCAGGAAGGTTTCGTCGGGACCCTCCCCAGAGCTGCTCCTGTCTCAGCTGAGTGGCTACGCCAAGACCGAGTTGGGCTCCCCGGGGCAGGACTGCAGCCGCAGCGAGGCCAGCAGGATACTGG ATGAAGACAGCTGGAGCGAGGAGGAGCAGGAGCCCCTTGTGGTGGATCAGACCTGGCGAGGGGACCCCGACAGTGAGGCGGACAGCATAGACAGCGACCACGAGGACCCCCTCAA GCATGCGGGGGTGTTCACGGCGGAGGAGGTGGCTCTGATCACCAGGGAGAAGCTGATCCGCCTGCAGTCTCTCTACATCGACCAGTTCAAACGCCTGCAGCACCTCCTGAGAGAGAAGAAGCGCCGGTACCTGCACAGCCGCAGGGTGGAGCACGAGACCATAG GCAGCAGTCTGCTGACCGGACCCGAGGGACTGTCTGCCAAGGAGCGCGAGAACCTGAAGAAGCTGAAAGCCTTGCGGCGCTATCGCAAGCGCTACGGCGTGGAGGCCCTGCTGCACCGGCAGCTGAAGGAACGGCGGCTCGCTGCCTCCGAGAGGACTTCACAGCAG GCGCACACCACTCGTTCCAGTCAGAGGTGCATCTCCTTTGTCGAGGGGCTTCGATGTGCTAACCCGTGCCTGCCAATGACCAGACACTGCGTCTCTC ACATCTACCAGGACAGCAACCAGGTTCTGTTCAAGATGTGCCCGGGGATCCCAGAGATCCCCTGCGACCAGCCCGTGCACATGGGGCAGTCCGAGGACCCCCGCTGCCCTCTGCACCTGCAGCTGCCCCCCCCCATGCACAAGCCTGAGCCGGACCCCCTGGTTCCGGAGCAGCTGGAGCCCGGACCCCTGGACCTGTACCTGAGCGTGGCTGAGCTGCAGCCCACCGAAAACCTGCCGCTGGAGTTCAGCGAC GATCTGGATGTGGTTGGTGATGGGTTCCAGTGCCCTCCTTCCCCGCTGCTGTTTGACACCGCGCTGGCGCTGGAGGACCAGTCCATCAGAGAGATCGCCGAGGCGCCCATGGAGATCCTGGCCAGCGAGGAGGCAGCCGTTGCCATGCCAACGCTGGACGAGGAGTGCACGGAAATCGAGGACCAG